A stretch of Bradyrhizobium sp. AZCC 2262 DNA encodes these proteins:
- the fghA gene encoding S-formylglutathione hydrolase, whose protein sequence is MTMKTVSLNKSYGGTQGVYRHASRETGTDMTFSVYVPPHASGARLPVVWYLSGLTCTHANVTEKGEFRSACAALGLIFVAPDTSPRGDGVPGDPANAYDFGLGAGFYVDATQEPFARNYRMWSYVTEELPKLVAENFPVDPDRQSILGHSMGGHGALTVALRHPGRYRTASAFSPIVAPSQVPWGIKALGGYLGDIGQAWRKHDAVALIEDGARVPDLLVDYGDADPFLTEQLRPELLQSACEKAKIPLTLRRQPGYDHSYYFISTFMSDHLRWHAERLKG, encoded by the coding sequence ATGACCATGAAAACCGTTTCGCTCAACAAATCATACGGCGGAACGCAGGGCGTCTATCGACACGCCAGCCGCGAAACCGGGACCGACATGACTTTCTCGGTCTATGTGCCGCCGCACGCCAGCGGCGCCAGGCTGCCGGTGGTCTGGTATCTCTCCGGCCTGACCTGCACCCACGCCAACGTGACGGAAAAGGGTGAATTTCGCAGCGCCTGCGCCGCACTCGGATTGATCTTCGTTGCGCCCGACACCAGCCCGCGCGGCGACGGCGTGCCCGGCGATCCCGCCAATGCCTACGACTTTGGGCTAGGCGCCGGCTTCTACGTCGATGCGACGCAGGAGCCGTTCGCCCGCAATTACCGCATGTGGAGCTACGTCACGGAGGAATTGCCGAAACTGGTCGCTGAAAACTTTCCGGTCGATCCCGACCGGCAATCCATTCTCGGCCACTCCATGGGCGGTCATGGCGCACTGACGGTCGCGCTACGCCATCCCGGCCGCTATCGCACGGCGAGCGCGTTTTCGCCGATCGTCGCTCCCTCGCAGGTGCCATGGGGCATCAAGGCGCTCGGCGGCTATCTCGGCGACATCGGACAGGCATGGCGCAAGCACGATGCGGTGGCGTTGATCGAGGACGGCGCCAGAGTGCCCGATCTATTGGTCGACTACGGCGATGCCGATCCGTTTCTGACCGAACAGCTCCGTCCGGAGTTGCTGCAGAGCGCGTGCGAGAAAGCCAAAATCCCCCTCACCTTGCGCCGGCAGCCCGGCTATGACCACAGTTACTACTTCATCTCCACGTTCATGTCCGATCATCTGCGCTGGCATGCGGAGCGGCTGAAGGGCTGA
- a CDS encoding ABC transporter permease: MTSATMRPIRSGFSLAEYFTCLSGIVWREALRFLHQRERFISALVRPLVWLFIFAAGFRQVLGLSIIPPYETYILYEVYIAPGLMAMIQLFNGMQSSLSMVYDREMGNMRTLLVSPLPRWFLLSCKLLAGTAVSLLQVYAFLLIAWFWDIAPPPAGYFTVLPALVLSGLMLGALGMLISSGIKQLENFAGVMNFVIFPMFFASSALYPLWRILESSPMLYYVCLFNPFTHAVELIRFALYGQVNWTSLAVVGGCTAAFLIGAIYAYDPSRGLIRRGPAGGET, encoded by the coding sequence ATGACCTCCGCAACCATGAGGCCAATCAGGAGCGGCTTCTCGCTCGCCGAATATTTCACCTGCCTGAGCGGCATTGTGTGGCGCGAGGCGCTTCGCTTCCTGCATCAACGCGAACGCTTCATCTCCGCATTGGTGCGGCCCCTGGTGTGGCTGTTCATCTTCGCGGCGGGCTTCCGTCAGGTGCTCGGCCTCTCCATCATCCCGCCCTACGAGACCTACATTCTGTACGAGGTCTACATCGCGCCCGGCCTGATGGCGATGATCCAGCTCTTCAACGGCATGCAGTCCTCGCTCTCCATGGTCTACGATCGCGAGATGGGCAACATGCGCACCTTGCTGGTGAGCCCACTGCCGCGATGGTTTCTCCTGTCCTGCAAACTGCTGGCGGGAACCGCGGTTTCGCTGCTTCAGGTGTATGCCTTCCTGCTGATCGCCTGGTTCTGGGATATCGCCCCGCCCCCGGCCGGCTATTTCACGGTGCTGCCGGCGCTGGTGCTATCGGGCCTGATGCTCGGCGCGTTGGGGATGCTGATCTCCTCCGGCATCAAGCAGCTTGAGAATTTCGCGGGCGTGATGAACTTTGTCATCTTTCCGATGTTCTTCGCTTCCTCAGCGCTCTATCCACTGTGGCGCATCCTGGAGAGCAGCCCGATGCTCTACTATGTCTGCCTGTTCAATCCGTTCACGCATGCCGTGGAGCTGATACGCTTTGCGCTATATGGGCAAGTGAACTGGACGTCGCTTGCGGTTGTCGGCGGCTGCACGGCGGCCTTCCTGATCGGCGCGATTTACGCCTACGATCCATCGCGCGGCCTGATCCGCCGCGGACCGGCCGGAGGCGAGACATGA
- a CDS encoding ABC transporter ATP-binding protein yields MPALSIDGVSHSYGARQALIDIGFTVAPASFTALLGLNGAGKSTLFSLITRLFGIQRGHIGIFGHDIARAPGEALRLLGVVFQPRTLDLDLSVTQNLLYHAALHGIARRDARERSREVLARIGLADRAGSKVRDLSGGQMRRLEIARALLHRPRLLLLDEATVGLDVKARADILNHVRQLVTEQGISVLWATHLFDEIGSNDDLVVLHQGRILAQGQVARVIADTGGSDINTAFMRLTGSTAQSGSPIS; encoded by the coding sequence ATGCCTGCATTGTCGATCGACGGCGTCAGCCATTCCTATGGCGCGCGACAAGCGCTGATCGACATCGGCTTCACCGTCGCACCCGCGAGTTTCACGGCGTTGCTTGGTCTGAACGGCGCCGGCAAGAGCACGCTGTTCTCGCTGATCACGCGCCTGTTCGGAATCCAGCGCGGACATATCGGAATTTTCGGCCATGATATCGCGCGAGCGCCGGGCGAGGCATTGCGGCTGCTCGGCGTTGTGTTTCAGCCCCGCACGCTCGATCTCGACCTCTCGGTGACGCAGAACCTGCTTTATCACGCGGCCTTGCACGGCATCGCGAGGCGCGATGCACGCGAACGCAGCCGCGAGGTGCTGGCGCGCATCGGGCTTGCCGACCGCGCCGGCAGCAAGGTGCGCGACCTTTCCGGCGGCCAGATGCGGCGATTGGAAATCGCGCGTGCACTGTTGCACCGCCCGCGCCTGCTCCTGCTCGACGAGGCAACCGTCGGCCTCGACGTCAAGGCGCGCGCCGACATCCTCAATCATGTTCGCCAGCTCGTTACCGAGCAGGGAATAAGCGTGTTGTGGGCGACGCATCTGTTCGACGAGATCGGTTCGAACGATGATCTGGTTGTCCTGCATCAGGGCCGGATACTGGCCCAGGGCCAGGTGGCCCGGGTTATCGCCGATACCGGCGGCAGCGATATCAACACGGCGTTCATGCGGCTGACCGGCTCCACCGCACAGAGCGGGAGCCCAATATCATGA
- a CDS encoding YVTN family beta-propeller repeat protein encodes MWRHCLLSGTAFLLATAAPASAFIAYVSNEKGNTVTVIDTDSWTVTKTIKVGQRPRGIEFTRDGKFVFVAVGDDDSIQVIDVAKQEVVDTLPSGPDPELFALDAAGKILYVANENDNTVTIIDVEKRARLGEIQVGVEPEGMAISPDGKILINTSETTNMAHFIDTATRQIVANVLVDARPRFAEFKRDNSEIWISSEIGGTVSVIDPVKREVTKKITFEIPGLRSEAIQPVGIGMTKDGKTAFVALGPANRIAVVDAASHKVTKYLLVGQRVWHMAFTPDEKYLMVTNGVSNDVSVIDVAAQKVIKTIQVGELPWGITIAQP; translated from the coding sequence ATGTGGCGTCATTGCCTGCTTTCCGGAACGGCTTTCCTGCTCGCGACGGCGGCTCCCGCCTCGGCCTTCATCGCCTATGTCTCGAATGAGAAGGGCAACACGGTAACTGTGATCGATACGGACAGTTGGACCGTCACCAAGACCATCAAGGTCGGCCAGCGGCCGCGCGGCATCGAGTTCACGAGGGACGGCAAGTTTGTATTCGTGGCCGTCGGAGACGACGACAGCATCCAGGTCATCGACGTTGCGAAGCAGGAGGTGGTCGATACCCTGCCCTCCGGCCCCGACCCTGAACTGTTCGCGCTCGATGCTGCCGGCAAGATCCTCTACGTCGCCAACGAAAACGACAACACGGTGACCATCATCGACGTCGAAAAGCGCGCCCGTCTCGGCGAGATCCAGGTCGGCGTCGAGCCGGAGGGTATGGCCATCAGCCCGGACGGCAAGATCCTGATCAATACTTCCGAGACCACCAATATGGCGCATTTCATCGATACCGCGACGCGCCAGATCGTTGCCAACGTACTGGTCGATGCGCGCCCGCGCTTCGCCGAGTTCAAGCGTGACAATTCCGAAATATGGATTTCATCGGAGATCGGGGGCACCGTTTCGGTGATCGATCCGGTCAAGCGGGAGGTGACGAAGAAGATTACATTCGAGATTCCCGGCTTGCGGAGCGAAGCCATCCAGCCGGTCGGCATCGGCATGACCAAGGACGGCAAGACCGCTTTCGTCGCGCTCGGCCCTGCCAATCGCATCGCGGTCGTCGATGCCGCCAGCCACAAGGTCACCAAATATCTGCTGGTGGGGCAGCGGGTGTGGCACATGGCATTCACCCCGGACGAGAAATATCTGATGGTTACCAACGGCGTGTCGAACGATGTCTCGGTCATCGACGTCGCCGCGCAAAAAGTCATCAAGACGATCCAGGTCGGCGAGCTGCCCTGGGGTATCACGATTGCACAACCATGA
- a CDS encoding histidine kinase, translating into MWQNFSLRARINLLLALVLTLGLAANIARLVLEAGPRVQAEDQSVIRLAREFIDTIVAGLKEAPDAEMRLNQIVHDLNRLRHVSITWQGEAVEMSGTAANTDDNPDARSPPAWFVTLVHPEKTTVNVPISIKGKPGALLITSHPNDEMAEIWDGIITQLQIGTVIAIVLFLITIRVVSRALAPIQTLSEAMTKIESGGYDTRVKPDGPPELVAICDKLNHLAATLANAVDDKRRLAERVVSLQDVERKEIARELHDEFGPYLFALRAHASALTRIADAGGPNVEATRKHGSAILEQVNALQQSNRRVLEKLRPVGLMELGLREALGALLRLWGESHPGVAIETEISQSLGDTGETADLTIYRTIQEALTNVFRHAGATCVNVTVEPVELPSGLTGRGGALVRVRDNGGGLRPDHKLGFGLTGMRERILALGGSLTIASGDNGVTVEAVIPRDARY; encoded by the coding sequence ATGTGGCAAAATTTTTCCTTGCGCGCCCGGATCAACTTGCTGCTGGCGCTCGTCCTCACGCTCGGTTTAGCCGCCAATATCGCGCGACTTGTGCTCGAGGCCGGGCCTCGCGTCCAGGCTGAAGATCAAAGCGTCATACGACTGGCGCGTGAATTCATCGATACGATCGTTGCGGGACTGAAGGAGGCGCCGGACGCAGAAATGCGGCTGAACCAGATTGTTCACGACCTCAACCGGCTTCGCCACGTCAGTATCACGTGGCAGGGTGAAGCGGTCGAGATGTCAGGGACAGCGGCCAACACGGACGACAATCCCGACGCACGCTCGCCGCCGGCATGGTTTGTCACGCTGGTTCATCCCGAAAAGACCACGGTGAACGTGCCGATCTCGATCAAGGGAAAGCCGGGTGCGCTGCTGATCACGTCGCATCCGAACGACGAGATGGCCGAGATCTGGGATGGAATTATCACCCAGCTCCAGATCGGCACGGTGATTGCGATCGTTCTCTTCCTCATCACGATCAGGGTCGTCAGCCGGGCGCTTGCGCCAATCCAGACGCTTTCGGAAGCAATGACGAAAATCGAATCCGGTGGTTACGACACGCGTGTGAAACCGGATGGCCCGCCAGAACTCGTTGCTATCTGCGACAAGTTGAACCACCTTGCGGCCACTCTGGCCAACGCGGTTGACGACAAGAGGCGTCTGGCCGAGCGCGTCGTCTCGCTGCAGGATGTCGAACGCAAGGAAATCGCACGCGAGCTGCACGATGAGTTTGGGCCCTATCTCTTTGCATTGCGAGCACACGCCAGTGCGCTGACGCGGATTGCAGATGCAGGGGGTCCGAATGTGGAAGCCACGCGAAAGCACGGCAGTGCCATATTGGAACAGGTAAATGCCTTGCAGCAATCCAATCGGCGGGTTCTTGAAAAGCTGCGGCCCGTGGGGCTGATGGAGCTTGGTCTTCGCGAAGCGCTTGGCGCGCTCCTGCGCCTATGGGGGGAGTCGCATCCTGGCGTTGCCATCGAAACGGAAATCTCGCAGTCGCTGGGCGACACAGGAGAGACAGCCGATTTGACGATCTACCGCACCATTCAGGAAGCACTGACCAATGTCTTTCGCCACGCGGGCGCCACCTGCGTCAACGTAACCGTTGAACCTGTTGAGCTGCCTTCGGGATTGACCGGGCGCGGCGGCGCGTTGGTGCGGGTGCGCGACAATGGCGGCGGATTGAGACCGGATCACAAGCTCGGCTTCGGGCTCACGGGAATGCGCGAGCGCATTTTGGCGCTGGGTGGCTCGCTCACGATTGCTTCTGGAGATAATGGCGTAACTGTGGAGGCCGTGATTCCGAGGGACGCGCGTTACTGA
- a CDS encoding response regulator transcription factor, protein MRVLIVDDHRIVASGCRALFADDPEIDILEAPDAESGERVFGERQPDICVLDINLPTVSGFELARRLLARDASARIIMFSMNDDPVFAARAIEIGAKGYVSKAGDPQDLVEAIHEVAKGGVFLPPAMARSIAFARPSFARSPLSRLTSREMEILRLLSAGKSLSEIAWLIHSSYKTVANTSSIMRHKLGVRTSAELVRFAIESGVA, encoded by the coding sequence ATGCGCGTTCTGATTGTTGATGATCATCGCATCGTTGCTTCGGGCTGCCGTGCCCTGTTCGCCGACGACCCCGAGATCGACATACTGGAAGCCCCCGACGCGGAGAGTGGCGAGCGCGTGTTCGGCGAACGGCAACCGGATATCTGCGTACTCGACATCAACCTTCCGACGGTTTCCGGGTTTGAACTGGCACGGCGTCTCCTCGCGCGCGATGCGTCTGCACGTATCATCATGTTCAGCATGAACGATGATCCGGTATTCGCCGCGCGCGCCATCGAAATCGGCGCCAAGGGTTATGTTTCCAAAGCTGGGGATCCCCAGGACCTTGTCGAGGCGATCCATGAGGTTGCAAAGGGTGGGGTCTTTCTGCCGCCGGCGATGGCGCGAAGTATTGCATTCGCGAGACCCTCGTTCGCCCGAAGTCCGCTTTCCCGCCTGACCTCGCGCGAGATGGAGATCCTGCGCCTGCTCAGTGCAGGCAAGAGCCTCTCCGAGATCGCGTGGCTAATCCATTCCTCCTACAAAACCGTCGCCAACACCTCGTCGATCATGCGCCACAAGCTTGGCGTACGCACGTCCGCCGAGCTGGTGCGATTTGCAATAGAGAGCGGCGTGGCGTGA
- a CDS encoding ABC transporter substrate-binding protein, protein MFRWLVVAIGFCIATTPVFAADPIEIGIGYLGRAGVKPKLSLVELPAENDGFAGARLAVEDNNTTGKFLNQHFTLEEVRLKDNEDVAKAAGALAERTGFIIADLPADDLLKAADALRDRGTLLLNAGAIDDRLREQDCRANVMHIAPTRSMLADALAQYLVWKQWKRWLFVVGSHDQDKLYADALRRAATRFGAKIVQERIFEDTGGARRTDSGVTLIQRQMPVFTQQAPAYDVLVAADESEVFASYLPYRTWDPRPVAGSAGLVPTSWHAAQDQWGAIQMQNRFVKLNSRHMTALDMQAWTAARMIGEAASRTKSGDPKAVSAFLKGPDFSIAAFKGRRLTLRDWNLQLRQPILLVDGRMVVSVSPQEGFLHQVSELDTLGVDRPETKCKLQ, encoded by the coding sequence ATGTTCCGATGGTTGGTCGTTGCGATCGGTTTCTGCATCGCGACCACCCCCGTGTTCGCGGCCGACCCCATCGAGATCGGCATCGGCTATCTCGGCCGCGCCGGCGTCAAGCCGAAATTGTCACTGGTCGAACTGCCGGCGGAGAACGACGGGTTTGCCGGCGCGCGCCTTGCCGTCGAGGACAACAACACCACGGGCAAGTTCCTCAATCAGCATTTCACGCTGGAGGAAGTCCGGCTGAAGGACAATGAGGACGTCGCAAAAGCCGCGGGGGCGCTCGCCGAGCGCACCGGCTTCATCATCGCCGACCTTCCGGCGGACGATTTATTGAAGGCCGCCGACGCGCTTCGCGATCGGGGAACGCTGCTATTGAATGCCGGCGCCATTGACGACCGGTTGCGCGAGCAAGACTGTCGCGCCAATGTGATGCACATCGCGCCGACGCGCTCGATGCTCGCGGATGCACTCGCCCAGTATCTCGTGTGGAAGCAATGGAAACGCTGGCTGTTCGTCGTCGGCTCGCATGATCAGGACAAGTTGTATGCCGACGCATTGCGCCGCGCGGCCACACGCTTTGGCGCGAAGATCGTTCAGGAGCGAATTTTCGAGGATACCGGCGGCGCCCGCCGCACCGACAGCGGGGTCACCTTGATCCAGCGGCAAATGCCGGTATTCACCCAGCAGGCGCCGGCCTATGACGTCCTCGTTGCGGCTGACGAAAGCGAGGTATTCGCGTCCTACCTGCCCTACCGCACCTGGGACCCGCGGCCGGTTGCGGGCTCGGCCGGGCTGGTTCCGACCAGTTGGCATGCGGCGCAGGATCAGTGGGGCGCGATCCAGATGCAGAACCGGTTTGTGAAGCTGAATTCGCGACACATGACCGCACTGGACATGCAAGCCTGGACGGCAGCGCGTATGATCGGTGAAGCAGCTTCACGCACCAAGTCCGGTGACCCAAAGGCGGTGTCGGCGTTCCTCAAAGGACCCGACTTTTCCATTGCGGCATTCAAGGGCCGGCGGCTGACGCTGCGGGACTGGAACCTGCAGCTTCGTCAGCCAATCCTGCTGGTCGACGGACGCATGGTGGTCTCGGTTTCGCCGCAGGAGGGATTTTTGCACCAGGTCTCAGAGCTCGACACGCTTGGCGTCGATCGGCCTGAGACCAAATGCAAGCTGCAATGA